Proteins encoded in a region of the Streptomyces sp. PCS3-D2 genome:
- a CDS encoding sodium:proton antiporter, whose protein sequence is MTGDRLLLGIALTVALAAASQILAAKLRVPALLLLLPAGFVTGALTDVIHPNDLLGPGFSALVSLAVAVILYDAGLGLDLRHLTGRTRGIVGRLLVAGVLVTFLAVAAVAPALFGMSLASATMLGVILVVSGPTVVGPLLDYVRPTDTLRRILVWEGTLIDPIGGILGALVFHGVSSTHSEVGRGHQLGQFAISMGVGLVGGAVGLALLWLTLHVMRLGETLGTIAQLAVVIIVAAGCDIVRDDTGLIAATVTGLAVANLPGFDMPARRPFFETLVQLIIGLLFVSISSTVTPASLTPVLLPSLVLIAFLVLVVRPLVAFVSTGKSELARGERRFIGWMAPRGIVAASTASAFAAGLSDQGLAGASKILPVTFLVIVGTVLLYALTAAPVARRLGVVRPSRSRPLLVGGDHWVVDLGRALRAAGLDVLMWAGSEDERDRIRDAGLELARGELLAAASDPRARLEGVTTVFLCTDDDNFNALAAVMAEGNVEGPVYRVGPPHDKGLGVVAPSAGGEVLFGSRLVRHVLAERYRQGARYLVQSAARPVPADCETLFVVRFDGRLDAVTESRSGDVAPSQDDTLVLLGPVPPAPAGPEPAEGRSG, encoded by the coding sequence GCTGACCGACGTCATCCACCCGAACGACCTGCTCGGGCCCGGTTTCTCCGCCCTGGTCTCCCTGGCGGTGGCGGTGATCCTCTACGACGCGGGGCTCGGGCTCGACCTGCGCCACCTCACCGGCCGCACCCGGGGGATCGTCGGCAGGCTGCTGGTGGCCGGTGTCCTCGTCACCTTCCTGGCCGTCGCAGCCGTCGCACCCGCGCTGTTCGGCATGTCGCTGGCCAGCGCCACGATGCTGGGCGTGATCCTCGTGGTGTCGGGCCCGACGGTGGTGGGGCCGCTGCTGGACTACGTGCGGCCCACCGACACGCTGCGGCGCATCCTGGTCTGGGAGGGGACGCTGATCGACCCGATCGGAGGCATCCTCGGCGCGCTCGTCTTCCACGGCGTCTCCTCCACGCACTCCGAAGTGGGCCGGGGCCACCAGCTGGGCCAGTTCGCGATCAGCATGGGCGTCGGCCTGGTCGGCGGCGCGGTGGGCCTGGCCCTGCTGTGGCTGACGCTGCACGTCATGCGGCTCGGCGAGACGCTCGGTACGATCGCCCAGCTGGCCGTGGTGATCATCGTGGCGGCGGGGTGCGACATCGTCCGAGACGACACCGGGCTGATCGCCGCGACGGTCACCGGGCTGGCGGTCGCCAACCTCCCCGGCTTCGACATGCCCGCCCGCAGGCCCTTCTTCGAGACGCTCGTCCAGCTGATCATCGGGCTGCTGTTCGTCTCGATCTCGTCGACCGTGACCCCGGCGTCCCTGACGCCGGTCCTGCTCCCCTCCCTCGTCCTCATCGCGTTCCTGGTTCTGGTCGTCAGGCCGCTCGTGGCCTTCGTCTCCACCGGGAAGTCGGAGCTGGCCCGCGGGGAGAGGAGGTTCATCGGCTGGATGGCGCCGCGCGGGATCGTCGCGGCCTCCACGGCCTCGGCCTTCGCCGCCGGCCTCTCCGACCAGGGTCTGGCCGGCGCCTCGAAGATCCTCCCCGTCACCTTCCTGGTGATCGTGGGAACGGTTCTGCTCTACGCGCTGACCGCCGCTCCCGTGGCCCGCAGGCTCGGTGTCGTCCGCCCGTCCCGCTCGCGCCCGCTGCTGGTGGGCGGCGACCACTGGGTCGTCGACCTGGGCAGGGCCCTGCGGGCGGCCGGGCTCGACGTGCTGATGTGGGCCGGCAGCGAGGACGAACGGGATCGGATCAGGGACGCCGGGCTGGAACTGGCCCGGGGCGAGCTGCTGGCCGCGGCCTCCGACCCGCGCGCCCGCCTGGAGGGCGTCACCACCGTCTTCCTGTGCACGGACGACGACAACTTCAACGCCCTCGCCGCGGTCATGGCCGAGGGCAACGTCGAGGGCCCCGTGTACCGGGTCGGGCCCCCGCACGACAAGGGTCTCGGCGTCGTCGCCCCCAGCGCAGGCGGCGAGGTCCTCTTCGGCTCCCGGCTGGTGCGGCACGTCCTGGCCGAGCGCTATCGGCAGGGCGCCCGGTACCTGGTGCAGTCGGCCGCCCGGCCGGTCCCGGCGGACTGCGAGACGCTGTTCGTGGTGCGCTTCGACGGCAGGCTCGACGCGGTCACCGAGAGCCGGTCCGGTGACGTCGCCCCGTCGCAGGACGACACCCTCGTCCTGCTCGGTCCCGTACCGCCCGCGCCGGCCGGCCCGGAGCCCGCCGAGGGGCGTTCCGGGTGA
- a CDS encoding DUF2254 domain-containing protein, whose translation MSWASRFRLLQYTKASLWMVPLLGLVLGVLLAEWAVTMDATPWLPAGWRYSASTAAGVLTAIVGAMIALLGFVVTIGVLVVQQATGTLSPRYMRLWYRDRLQKAVLATFTGTFSFSFALLRTIEPDSVPDLGVTMAGAAVSVSLLLLLVYLNRFTHNLRPVAIAGLVGRMGETVLVRAQATIRDATARPWDPAAQAAGGAVTYVPAEHGGVIQAFHPEKLTALAARHDCVLVVTRLVGDYVPPGAVVVEIHGGNPAPEQRQVAGLIAFGSERTIEQDPAFALRVLVDIAVRALSPAVNDPTTAVQVLNEIEAILHAVGRAGPRSRYVLGDRHGTPRLVVQGRDWEDYLQLAVTEIREYGVRSVQICRRLRSLLEGLLTALPPGCLPAVRTELTLLRASVEREYTDPARRALARTPDCQGIGARPRRR comes from the coding sequence ATGTCCTGGGCCTCCCGGTTCCGGCTGCTGCAGTACACGAAGGCCAGCCTGTGGATGGTGCCGCTGCTCGGCCTGGTCCTCGGCGTACTGCTGGCGGAGTGGGCCGTGACCATGGACGCCACGCCATGGCTCCCGGCCGGCTGGCGCTACTCCGCCTCGACGGCCGCCGGCGTGCTGACCGCCATCGTCGGCGCCATGATCGCCCTGCTCGGATTCGTCGTCACGATCGGGGTGCTCGTCGTCCAGCAGGCCACGGGGACCCTGTCCCCGCGCTACATGCGCCTGTGGTACCGCGACCGGCTGCAGAAGGCGGTGCTGGCCACCTTCACCGGGACCTTCTCCTTCTCCTTCGCCCTGCTGCGCACCATCGAGCCGGACTCCGTGCCCGACCTCGGAGTCACCATGGCCGGGGCGGCCGTGTCCGTCAGCCTGTTGCTGCTGCTGGTCTACCTCAACCGCTTCACCCACAACCTGCGCCCCGTGGCCATCGCCGGCCTGGTCGGACGGATGGGCGAGACGGTCCTGGTCCGCGCGCAGGCCACGATCCGCGACGCGACCGCACGCCCTTGGGACCCCGCGGCGCAGGCCGCGGGCGGTGCGGTCACGTACGTACCCGCCGAGCACGGCGGCGTGATCCAGGCGTTCCACCCGGAGAAGCTGACGGCCCTGGCGGCGCGCCACGACTGCGTCCTTGTGGTCACCCGCCTGGTCGGGGACTACGTGCCGCCGGGCGCGGTCGTCGTCGAGATCCACGGCGGCAACCCGGCCCCCGAGCAGCGGCAGGTGGCCGGGCTGATCGCCTTCGGCTCCGAGCGGACCATCGAGCAGGACCCGGCCTTCGCGCTGCGGGTCCTCGTCGACATCGCCGTCCGGGCGCTGTCCCCCGCCGTGAACGACCCGACCACCGCGGTCCAGGTGCTCAACGAGATCGAGGCGATCCTCCACGCGGTCGGGCGGGCCGGTCCGCGCAGCCGCTACGTGCTGGGCGACCGCCACGGCACGCCGCGGCTGGTGGTCCAAGGCCGGGACTGGGAGGACTACCTCCAGCTGGCCGTCACCGAGATCCGCGAGTACGGCGTCAGGTCCGTCCAGATCTGCCGACGGCTCCGCTCGCTGCTGGAGGGCCTGCTCACGGCGCTGCCGCCCGGCTGTCTGCCGGCTGTCCGCACCGAACTGACCCTGCTGCGCGCGTCGGTCGAGCGCGAGTACACCGACCCCGCCCGCCGCGCGCTGGCCCGCACCCCCGACTGCCAGGGCATCGGCGCCCGCCCCCGCCGCAGGTGA
- a CDS encoding NUDIX domain-containing protein, which yields MIERVRAVLVTADDTMLVIRRTKPGLPAYWVLPGGGVEESDESREAALHREIHEEIAGKADIVRLLHTMESDDERQLFYLARIATWSFEGRTGPEFSAEGRGEYALEEILLTMEGLDGIDLKPEEIAHVLRGAIGVGTLGAGVVA from the coding sequence ATGATCGAACGAGTCCGAGCCGTCCTCGTCACCGCGGACGACACGATGCTGGTCATCCGCCGCACCAAGCCCGGCCTGCCCGCGTACTGGGTGCTGCCCGGTGGTGGCGTCGAGGAGAGCGACGAGTCCCGGGAGGCCGCCCTCCACCGAGAGATCCACGAGGAGATCGCGGGGAAGGCCGACATCGTCCGCCTCCTGCACACGATGGAGTCCGACGACGAGCGTCAGCTCTTCTACCTCGCCCGCATCGCCACCTGGTCCTTCGAGGGCCGCACCGGCCCCGAGTTCAGCGCCGAAGGACGCGGCGAATACGCCCTGGAGGAGATCCTGCTGACCATGGAGGGGCTGGATGGCATCGACCTGAAGCCCGAGGAGATCGCCCACGTTCTGCGGGGCGCTATCGGCGTCGGCACGCTCGGGGCTGGGGTCGTGGCCTAG
- a CDS encoding aldo/keto reductase, translating into MTATLGLGTYRVRAVEEPARAACSDGLVWLDTAPNYATAHQALGPVIADHPRAMVATKSGFFTRQEGEAAVAAGVLPPEEAAVGHSLHPGFARWQTDRSLAALGRADIVFVHNPEHAHQDRGVLHARLRDVFCVLEEYATAGRIAGYGVATWSGFQHEAFTVSELLGLAKEAAGSGEHHLGAIQQPVSLVMVRPIALALGGRGPLVQARAAGLLTFGSSPLHGGELLDLATPELAEFIRPGTSTAAACLLAAASCPSLDVVLLSASTPQHWKAAKEAIASPLEPVQLRRVTDVFAQG; encoded by the coding sequence GTGACCGCAACCCTCGGCCTCGGGACGTACCGGGTGCGCGCTGTCGAGGAGCCGGCGCGCGCTGCGTGTTCCGACGGGCTGGTGTGGCTGGACACCGCACCCAACTACGCCACGGCCCACCAGGCACTCGGCCCGGTCATCGCCGACCATCCCCGCGCCATGGTCGCGACGAAGAGCGGCTTCTTCACCCGGCAGGAGGGCGAGGCCGCGGTGGCGGCCGGAGTCCTCCCACCCGAGGAAGCCGCCGTCGGCCACAGCCTCCACCCCGGCTTCGCCCGCTGGCAGACCGATCGCTCCCTCGCGGCCCTGGGCCGCGCCGACATCGTGTTCGTCCACAACCCCGAGCACGCCCATCAGGACCGTGGGGTGCTGCACGCGCGGCTGCGCGACGTGTTCTGCGTGCTGGAGGAGTACGCCACCGCAGGCCGCATCGCCGGGTACGGAGTCGCCACCTGGTCCGGCTTCCAGCACGAGGCATTCACCGTCTCCGAACTCCTCGGCCTGGCCAAAGAGGCCGCCGGATCGGGTGAACACCATCTCGGCGCGATCCAGCAGCCGGTCAGCCTCGTCATGGTCCGCCCGATCGCGCTCGCCCTCGGTGGGCGGGGTCCGCTCGTCCAGGCTCGCGCCGCTGGCCTGCTCACCTTCGGCTCCTCACCCCTGCACGGCGGCGAACTCCTCGACTTGGCCACACCCGAACTCGCCGAGTTCATCCGACCCGGCACCAGCACGGCCGCCGCCTGTCTCCTGGCTGCGGCGTCCTGCCCGAGCCTGGACGTGGTACTGCTGTCCGCCAGTACGCCGCAGCACTGGAAGGCCGCCAAGGAGGCCATTGCCTCGCCGCTCGAACCGGTCCAGCTCAGGAGGGTCACCGATGTATTCGCCCAAGGATGA
- a CDS encoding cupin domain-containing protein, with the protein MIDSASWAQRLGGDTFLARTCFRAHTVIRSAGAAGPTLLTWDDINEIVAAHRLEPPRMRLSRAGEAVPATAYSVLRTNRRGVSWYQPQPAEFHARLAEGASLVIDAIDQIHPPVREAAAGLERFFRTPVQANAYASWTSEEGFGTHWDDHDVVVLQLEGSKRWKIYGPTRQAPAWRDVEAPEAPTGEPIADIVLTPGDLLYLPRGWWHAVSADQGTASLHLTFGLATQTGAEFLGWLCDDLRTSATVRSDVPRFSTPEERADYLGAVRKEVLAALEGPAVLDRWERSLDTTHPGQPRLSLPYLATVPPETGITVQVTVPRARVDQDAEAVSFSGAGREWTFALPAAPLLRRLAAGLPVTLGDLATASGLTVAQSAEIVSALVGGQAAAVIGAPR; encoded by the coding sequence CACAGTGATCCGTTCAGCCGGCGCCGCCGGTCCCACCCTGCTGACCTGGGACGACATCAACGAGATCGTTGCCGCACACCGGCTGGAGCCACCCCGTATGCGCCTCTCCCGCGCCGGGGAGGCGGTCCCCGCGACGGCTTACTCCGTCCTGCGCACGAACCGGCGCGGGGTGTCCTGGTACCAGCCCCAGCCCGCCGAGTTCCACGCGCGCCTCGCCGAGGGCGCGTCCCTTGTCATCGACGCGATCGACCAGATCCACCCGCCCGTTCGCGAGGCCGCCGCCGGCCTCGAACGGTTCTTCCGGACTCCCGTCCAAGCCAACGCGTACGCCTCCTGGACGTCCGAAGAGGGCTTTGGTACCCACTGGGACGACCACGATGTCGTGGTCCTCCAACTCGAAGGCTCCAAGCGGTGGAAGATCTACGGACCCACCCGGCAGGCCCCCGCCTGGCGCGACGTCGAAGCTCCCGAGGCCCCGACGGGCGAGCCGATCGCGGACATCGTCCTGACGCCCGGCGATCTCCTCTACCTGCCGCGCGGCTGGTGGCACGCGGTGAGCGCCGACCAAGGCACCGCATCGCTCCACCTCACCTTCGGACTGGCCACGCAGACCGGGGCAGAGTTCCTCGGATGGCTGTGCGACGACCTCCGGACCAGCGCAACCGTCCGCTCTGACGTCCCTCGTTTCAGCACCCCCGAGGAGCGGGCGGACTACCTGGGCGCCGTACGCAAAGAGGTGCTTGCCGCTCTGGAGGGCCCGGCGGTTCTGGACCGGTGGGAGAGGTCGCTGGACACCACACACCCGGGTCAGCCGCGCCTTTCCCTGCCGTACCTGGCGACGGTTCCGCCCGAGACCGGGATCACCGTCCAGGTCACCGTGCCCCGTGCCCGGGTGGACCAGGATGCCGAGGCGGTGTCCTTCTCCGGCGCCGGGCGCGAGTGGACTTTCGCGCTGCCCGCCGCTCCGCTGCTGCGCCGCCTGGCCGCCGGGCTGCCGGTCACACTCGGAGACCTCGCCACCGCATCCGGACTCACCGTCGCCCAAAGCGCCGAGATCGTCTCGGCCCTGGTAGGCGGACAGGCCGCCGCCGTGATCGGGGCACCCAGGTGA